One window of Corynebacterium accolens genomic DNA carries:
- the menD gene encoding 2-succinyl-5-enolpyruvyl-6-hydroxy-3-cyclohexene-1-carboxylic-acid synthase, with translation MNESMQLAEQVAAQLARHLTDVVLCPGSRNAPLSLALLAREDIRVHTRIDERGAAFTALGMARVQHRHVGVVMTSGTAVANTLPAVVEAHYSHTPLAIISADRPERLIGTGASQTIVQDGIFGVYADTTQVNAAEDIAALAERFERDLQVHINIAFDAPLVGDSLPERVSGDGTRAATPRFYDHGEVAVDLSKNTLVIAGDEAWEVEGLEDVPTIAEPSAPGPFHPVHPAAAHIFRKAQVSANDYVVNTKVEQVIVVGHPTLHRGVLALMNDPDIELVVLSRTADFTNQRGDNARLGTTVKTTGEPSREWLKICQGATDMAGEAVRATLEDEELGFTGLHVAAAVGDTLAVNDTVVLGASNPVRDASLIGMPFDGVDTYAPRGVAGIDGTVSQAIGVALATQSLDPTNWRAPRVMALVGDVTFLHDANGLLIPEDQPRPENLTIVVANDNGGGIFETLEQGAPALRDAFEPAFGTPHGVGIGKLAEAYDADYRLVTTPQELLDTLAELKEYSTGITIVEAQTTRATRRALQDKLTQKVGQ, from the coding sequence ATGAATGAATCGATGCAGCTGGCTGAACAGGTGGCCGCCCAATTAGCGCGCCACCTTACCGATGTGGTGCTGTGCCCGGGATCCCGCAACGCACCGCTGTCCCTTGCGCTCTTGGCGCGCGAGGATATCCGGGTGCATACGCGCATTGATGAGCGCGGCGCTGCGTTTACCGCCTTAGGCATGGCGCGCGTGCAACACCGCCACGTCGGGGTGGTGATGACCTCCGGCACGGCCGTGGCCAATACGCTGCCCGCGGTGGTTGAGGCGCACTATTCGCATACCCCGCTGGCCATAATCAGCGCGGACCGCCCGGAGCGGTTGATCGGCACTGGCGCCTCCCAAACCATCGTGCAAGATGGCATCTTCGGCGTCTATGCGGATACCACCCAGGTCAATGCGGCAGAGGATATCGCCGCCCTTGCGGAGCGGTTTGAGCGCGACCTCCAGGTGCATATCAATATCGCCTTTGACGCACCCCTGGTAGGAGATAGCCTGCCGGAACGGGTAAGTGGCGATGGCACCCGCGCGGCCACCCCGCGGTTTTATGACCACGGCGAGGTCGCGGTGGACTTGAGCAAAAATACCCTCGTCATCGCCGGCGATGAGGCCTGGGAGGTCGAGGGCTTAGAAGACGTGCCGACCATCGCGGAGCCCTCCGCGCCGGGGCCGTTCCACCCCGTGCACCCGGCCGCGGCGCATATTTTCCGCAAGGCGCAGGTTTCCGCGAATGACTATGTGGTCAATACCAAGGTCGAGCAGGTCATCGTGGTGGGCCATCCCACGCTGCATCGCGGCGTGCTCGCGCTGATGAATGACCCGGATATCGAGCTCGTGGTGCTCTCGCGCACGGCGGACTTTACCAACCAGCGCGGGGATAACGCGCGCCTTGGCACCACTGTCAAGACCACCGGGGAGCCAAGCCGCGAGTGGCTCAAGATTTGCCAGGGCGCGACCGACATGGCCGGCGAGGCCGTGCGCGCAACCCTGGAAGATGAAGAACTCGGGTTTACCGGCCTGCACGTAGCGGCGGCGGTAGGCGATACGCTTGCGGTCAATGACACGGTGGTGTTGGGGGCCTCGAATCCGGTGCGCGATGCCTCCCTCATTGGTATGCCCTTTGACGGCGTGGATACCTACGCCCCGCGCGGGGTGGCCGGCATCGATGGCACCGTGTCCCAAGCCATTGGCGTCGCCCTGGCCACGCAATCGCTGGATCCCACCAATTGGCGCGCCCCACGCGTGATGGCCCTGGTAGGGGATGTGACCTTCCTGCACGATGCGAACGGGCTGTTGATCCCGGAGGACCAGCCGCGGCCGGAGAACCTCACCATCGTGGTGGCCAATGACAATGGCGGCGGCATCTTCGAGACCTTGGAGCAAGGCGCGCCCGCGCTTCGCGATGCCTTCGAGCCGGCCTTTGGAACGCCGCATGGGGTGGGCATCGGCAAGCTGGCAGAGGCTTATGACGCAGACTACCGCCTGGTGACCACCCCGCAGGAGCTGCTGGATACCCTGGCAGAGCTCAAGGAATACTCCACTGGCATTACCATCGTGGAGGCGCAGACCACCCGTGCTACGCGCCGGGCGCTGCAGGATAAGCTCACGCAGAAGGTGGGCCAGTAA
- a CDS encoding DUF3592 domain-containing protein, whose product MSPRYRPAVFRRRLHQLVLAVYVALIVGSVGLVVGPFLNDRAISAQPSRALATVKDVGALRTTVDFQDSDGIYHSPRQGLLYPTDLGEGQQVWVQYAEDNPDLVKVEGREWTLAVIPALSVAIVSTLAAVGLWRLINLTTRRAEKPAENRAEK is encoded by the coding sequence GTGTCCCCGCGCTATAGGCCCGCGGTTTTTCGGCGCCGGCTGCACCAGCTCGTGCTGGCCGTCTATGTGGCGCTGATCGTGGGCTCGGTGGGCCTGGTGGTAGGGCCCTTCCTTAATGACCGCGCCATTTCCGCGCAGCCTAGCCGGGCCTTGGCTACGGTCAAGGACGTCGGCGCGCTGCGCACCACCGTGGATTTCCAAGATAGCGACGGGATTTATCATTCCCCGCGGCAAGGCTTGCTCTATCCCACGGACCTGGGCGAGGGCCAGCAAGTATGGGTGCAGTACGCCGAAGATAACCCGGATTTGGTGAAGGTAGAAGGCCGCGAATGGACCTTGGCGGTCATACCGGCGCTGTCCGTGGCCATCGTGTCTACGCTTGCCGCCGTGGGTTTGTGGCGGCTTATTAACCTGACCACCCGCCGTGCTGAAAAGCCCGCTGAAAATCGGGCTGAAAAATAA